The following coding sequences lie in one Thermomicrobium sp. 4228-Ro genomic window:
- a CDS encoding PstS family phosphate ABC transporter substrate-binding protein, giving the protein MTQALTRRELLARLAAFGLAVPAASALIAACAGSSATPTPAMTSEGQTPVSGATPAKPTVATPTKPAADLSGTIAIDGSSTVFPISEAVAEEFQKQYRNVKVTVGISGTGGGFKKFCNKETDISDASRAIKDSELQACEQNGREFIELPVAFDGLAVVVNPQNDWVDHLTVEELNLIWKPESQGVITRWNQVRPNWPDAPLNLYGAGTDSGTFDYFTEAINGKSGASRGDYTASEDDNVLVQGVSGDKYALGYFGLAYAIENSGRVKIVPIVNPKTGQPVEPNLETVKTGQYQPLSRPLFIYVARDQADRPEIEAFVEFYLQNAATLSQEVGYIPLPDEAYQLALERFRARKTGSVFKGVEVGVSIEDVLKREE; this is encoded by the coding sequence ATGACACAGGCACTCACTAGACGAGAACTGCTCGCCCGGCTCGCAGCCTTCGGGCTGGCTGTCCCCGCAGCGAGTGCGCTGATCGCCGCCTGCGCGGGCAGTAGCGCGACCCCCACGCCAGCGATGACCTCGGAGGGCCAGACACCGGTAAGTGGCGCCACGCCAGCGAAGCCGACAGTTGCGACGCCGACAAAGCCGGCTGCGGATCTCAGCGGCACGATCGCCATCGATGGATCGAGCACGGTTTTCCCGATTTCGGAAGCCGTCGCCGAAGAGTTTCAAAAGCAGTACCGGAATGTCAAAGTGACTGTCGGTATATCCGGTACCGGCGGCGGTTTCAAGAAGTTCTGCAACAAAGAAACCGACATTTCCGATGCCTCGCGCGCGATCAAGGACTCGGAGCTACAGGCCTGTGAGCAAAACGGACGCGAGTTCATCGAGTTGCCGGTCGCCTTCGACGGCTTGGCAGTCGTCGTCAACCCGCAGAACGATTGGGTCGACCACCTGACCGTCGAGGAACTCAACCTGATCTGGAAACCGGAATCGCAAGGGGTGATCACCCGTTGGAACCAGGTGCGACCGAACTGGCCCGATGCACCGCTCAACCTTTATGGAGCCGGTACCGACTCGGGCACGTTCGACTACTTCACCGAGGCGATCAACGGCAAGTCGGGAGCCAGTCGCGGCGACTACACAGCATCCGAGGACGACAATGTCCTCGTCCAAGGAGTGAGTGGAGACAAGTACGCGCTCGGATACTTCGGGCTGGCCTACGCGATCGAGAATAGTGGCCGCGTCAAGATCGTTCCCATCGTCAATCCCAAGACGGGTCAACCGGTCGAGCCGAACCTCGAGACGGTCAAGACGGGACAGTACCAACCGCTCTCCCGCCCACTCTTCATCTATGTGGCACGCGACCAGGCCGATCGGCCGGAGATCGAAGCCTTCGTCGAGTTCTACCTTCAAAACGCGGCTACGCTCTCGCAGGAAGTCGGCTACATTCCGCTACCGGACGAGGCGTACCAGCTCGCGCTGGAACGCTTCCGAGCACGGAAGACCGGATCGGTCTTCAAGGGGGTCGAGGTCGGCGTTTCGATCGAGGACGTTCTCAAGCGTGAGGAATAG